A single genomic interval of Musa acuminata AAA Group cultivar baxijiao chromosome BXJ3-4, Cavendish_Baxijiao_AAA, whole genome shotgun sequence harbors:
- the LOC135635162 gene encoding UDP-glycosyltransferase 83A1-like, whose amino-acid sequence MSPPPQVLVLPFPAQGHVVSFMSLSRGLVEQGFRITFVNTEFNHGRIAAAMSDKGCDAAGQGGIRMVAIPDGLAPGDDRNDLGKLVDGYLRVMPGCLEELITSINESGGGEGDGIGWMIADENMAWALEVAKKMGIRAACYWTASAAMLATMMSIPKMIREGILGADGLPRRHGKYQLSPGMPSVSTTQFAWNCAGDAQGQKIIFQLVVNSNRLLELAEFIICNTVHEMESPVFALFPNILPVGPLISRRRLDHKPMEHFWPEDTTCVKWLDEQPANSVIYVAFGSFTVFDYRQLQELALGLELSRRPFLWVVRPDLASEASVAWLDSFRERTAGRGKMVSWSPQQQILAHPSIACFLSHCGWNSTMEGVWNGVPFLCWPYFTDQFLNQVYICDVWKIGLSLNADDKGTEISREQIRVKLEELLGDEGIKARAMMWKDIARKSVGEGGSSYKNMKRIVEEMNGQRV is encoded by the exons ATGAGCCCGCCTCCTCAAGTGCTCGTCTTGCCTTTCCCAGCCCAAGGCCATGTCGTCTCCTTCATGTCGCTGTCGCGCGGCTTGGTCGAGCAGGGCTTCAGGATCACGTTCGTCAACACCGAGTTCAACCACGGCCGAATCGCAGCTGCCATGTCCGACAAGGGTTGTGACGCTGCCGGACAAGGAGGAATACGCATGGTCGCCATACCAGATGGATTGGCTCCCGGCGACGACCGCAACGATCTCGGAAAGCTTGTGGACGGCTACTTGAGGGTCATGCCCGGGTGCCTCGAGGAGCTCATAACAAGCATCAACGAGTccggtggaggagaaggagacGGGATCGGATGGATGATCGCCGATGAGAACATGGCGTGGGCTTTGGAGGTGGCCAAGAAGATGGGGATCAGAGCAGCCTGTTACTGGACCGCATCTGCAGCCATGCTCGCGACGATGATGAGCATTCCCAAGATGATCCGAGAGGGCATCCTTGGTGCCGATG GGCTCCCAAGGAGGCATGGCAAGTACCAGCTGAGCCCTGGCATGCCATCCGTCAGCACGACTCAGTTCGCCTGGAACTGTGCTGGTGATGCCCAAGGCCAAAAGATCATCTTCCAGCTAGTCGTCAACAGCAACCGCCTGCTCGAGCTTGCTGAATTCATCATCTGTAACACAGTCCACGAGATGGAGTCACCCGTCTTCGCCCTCTTCCCCAATATCCTGCCCGTGGGACCTCTGATTTCGCGCCGAAGACTCGATCACAAGCCCATGGAGCATTTCTGGCCCGAGGACACGACCTGCGTGAAGTGGCTCGACGAGCAGCCTGCCAACTCCGTCATCTACGTCGCCTTCGGGAGCTTCACGGTGTTCGACTACCGCCAGCTCCAAGAGCTCGCGCTCGGGCTGGAGCTCTCTCGCCGGCCGTTCCTGTGGGTCGTGAGACCGGACCTGGCAAGCGAGGCGAGCGTTGCTTGGTTAGATAGCTTCCGGGAACGAACCGCCGGCCGAGGGAAGATGGTGAGCTGGTCGCCGCAGCAGCAGATACTGGCTCACCCTTCCATCGCCTGCTTCCTGTCTCACTGTGGTTGGAACTCCACCATGGAAGGAGTGTGGAACGGGGTTCCATTCCTCTGCTGGCCATACTTCACCGACCAGTTCCTCAACCAGGTCTACATCTGTGATGTTTGGAAGATTGGATTGAGCCTGAACGCTGATGACAAAGGGACAGAAATCTCACGGGAGCAGATCCGAGTGAAACTGGAAGAGTTGCTCGGCGACGAGGGGATCAAGGCGAGGGCGATGATGTGGAAAGACATAGCTCGCAAGAGTGTGGGTGAAGGAGGGTCTTCCTACAAGAACATGAAGCGCATCGTGGAAGAGATGAACGGTCAAAGGGTGTAA
- the LOC135636104 gene encoding zinc finger protein ZAT4-like, giving the protein MEGDRLPPPPSAVHRCKFCKKSFPCGRSLGGHMRSHGNLAIVGDGDERPQSSYGLRENPKKTWRLSDSGGGDGEKCCGECGKEFLSWRALFGHMKCHSGRPNHASEEAVEELEKQSNCEVTPIAVPRRRRRTRRTPAAASCSLSGPERDREDEDGAISLMMLSRDVGRWGSGGSGSSESSVKNSVVLETGDFVLDGTERKGSELDDANRNGFKKMESDASDNHFAGDDLDELKKPKICSSYTDDFDGSRDEARKGRPERNDPNSLSIAPKNDLEAVKCSSSGIDAKLETDHATEKRSRFECAACKKTFGSYQALGGHRASYKRTKNCPGSRTDGSKNSTATEELVDRGEVSESSLGWSRKSKEHECLICGKVFSSGQALGGHKRRHLVATSDAAGNAAYHILIQQQQQQQPHEMSDLLDLNLPATAADGDSNSTNAGSTESKSWWIGENLKHETLVGVVSN; this is encoded by the coding sequence ATGGAAGGAGAtcggctgccgccgccgccgtcagCGGTGCACCGCTGCAAGTTCTGCAAGAAGAGCTTCCCGTGCGGGAGATCTCTCGGTGGCCACATGAGGTCCCACGGTAACCTGGCGATCGTCGGGGACGGCGATGAGCGGCCGCAGAGCTCGTATGGCCTGAGAGAGAACCCCAAGAAGACTTGGAGGCTGTCGGATTCTGGTGGCGGAGATGGGGAGAAGTGCTGCGGGGAGTGTGGGAAGGAGTTCTTGTCTTGGAGAGCTCTGTTTGGGCACATGAAGTGCCACTCCGGGAGGCCTAACCACGCTTCCGAGGAGGCGGTAGAAGAGCTCGAGAAGCAATCCAATTGCGAGGTCACGCCGATCGCGGTgccgaggcggcggcggcggacgagACGGACGCCTGCGGCGGCATCTTGCTCCTTGTCGGGCCCCGAGCGTGACCGCGAGGACGAGGATGGTGCCATCAGTCTCATGATGCTCTCGAGAGATGTCGGACGCTGgggcagcggcggcagcggcagcagcgagtCCTCCGTCAAGAACTCGGTGGTGTTGGAGACCGGAGATTTCGTCCTCGATGGAACTGAGAGGAAGGGATCCGAGTTGGACGATGCGAACAGGAACGGGTTCAAGAAGATGGAGTCCGACGCATCCGATAATCACTTTGCTGGCGACGATCTTGATGAGCTCAAGAAGCCCAAGATTTGCTCGTCTTACACAGATGACTTCGACGGCTCCCGCGACGAAGCCAGGAAGGGTCGTCCTGAGAGAAACGATCCGAATTCTTTGTCTATAGCTCCGAAGAACGATCTTGAGGCCGTGAAGTGTTCTTCAAGCGGCATTGATGCTAAATTGGAGACGGATCATGCGACCGAGAAGAGAAGTCGGTTCGAGTGCGCGGCCTGCAAGAAGACCTTCGGCtcctaccaagctctcggaggtcATCGGGCGAGCTACAAGAGGACGAAGAATTGTCCCGGGAGCAGGACCGACGGTAGCAAGAACAGCACGGCAACTGAGGAGTTGGTGGATCGAGGTGAGGTCTCCGAATCCAGCTTGGGGTGGTCGAGGAAGAGCAAGGAGCATGAGTGCTTGATATGTGGGAAAGTCTTCAGCTCCGGCCAGGCTCTGGGTGGTCACAAGAGGCGTCACCTCGTCGCAACCTCTGATGCTGCAGGCAATGCTGCTTATCATATACTgattcagcagcagcagcagcagcagccacatGAGATGTCAGATTTGCTTGATCTGAATCTTCCGGCGACGGCGGCCGATGGAGATTCTAATAGTACTAACGCTGGGAGCACCGAATCGAAGTCATGGTGGATCGGGGAAAACCTCAAGCATGAGACGCTGGTCGGTGTGGTTTCCAACTGA